One segment of Patescibacteria group bacterium DNA contains the following:
- the frr gene encoding ribosome recycling factor produces the protein MSIIDDHKNEFIKVVDHFKTELGQLKTGRANPAILDGVRVQNYGTLMPLNQVASVTIGDSRSLLIQPWDKSIVKDIEKAILESNLNLSPSNEGERIRISLPVMTEETRRDTVKLLHQKAEQAKITIRLERDQVKGKIEAAEEDKEFGEDERFRLLEELDKTVGKYNEEVKGLVEKKEEEIMTV, from the coding sequence ATGAGTATCATCGATGATCACAAAAATGAGTTTATAAAAGTCGTTGACCATTTTAAGACGGAGTTGGGACAGCTTAAAACCGGTCGGGCTAATCCGGCGATTTTAGACGGGGTTAGAGTGCAGAATTACGGTACGCTTATGCCCCTAAACCAAGTCGCTTCCGTCACTATTGGCGATTCCCGATCGCTTTTGATCCAGCCTTGGGACAAAAGCATTGTCAAGGATATTGAAAAGGCTATCTTGGAATCAAATCTTAATTTATCGCCGTCAAATGAGGGCGAAAGAATCAGGATTTCTCTGCCGGTGATGACCGAGGAAACCAGGCGTGATACAGTCAAGTTGTTGCATCAGAAAGCGGAGCAGGCCAAGATTACTATTCGTTTGGAGCGCGATCAAGTTAAGGGGAAGATTGAAGCGGCCGAGGAAGATAAAGAATTCGGCGAAGATGAGAGATTCCGCTTATTGGAGGAATTGGATAAGACGGTGGGCAAGTATAATGAGGAAGTCAAGGGTTTGGTGGAGAAAAAAGAAGAAGAAATAATGACGGTGTAG
- a CDS encoding YCF48-related protein has translation MLVKKLIPFLALAVFLGGCTIGAPVSTTVKAADGGIWKSADSGKTWMQTNDVSTTKGKVASIASVDVRKVSLDPSEAAAMYLSTEKNGVVYSLDGGASWQQFKKLKFDKIRKVVVSPQSKCVFYVLLDTYVFKTDNCGRDFVNVYYHQKTNVVLTDISIDPVSPNIMLMGTSAGEILKSVNAGQAWVTSYRVSGGVIKDILFDPRDSRVVYVGTDKEGIFKTTNSGDSWRSLGEGLKSYIGSQQYQQLIIDNATPNGLIFISKFGMLRSSDGGNTWNIVDLLPAQRSATILTVAVNPKNSNEIYYATSGALVKSVDGGKTWSSRKLPYSRLTTAIIINPETPATVYLATELAQQ, from the coding sequence ATGCTTGTCAAAAAACTTATTCCTTTTCTGGCGCTAGCTGTCTTTTTAGGCGGTTGCACCATTGGCGCTCCGGTCAGTACCACCGTTAAGGCGGCTGATGGCGGTATTTGGAAATCAGCCGATAGCGGCAAAACTTGGATGCAAACCAATGATGTCTCAACAACTAAGGGTAAAGTCGCCTCTATCGCTTCGGTTGATGTCAGGAAGGTCTCGCTTGATCCTTCTGAAGCCGCCGCTATGTATTTGAGTACGGAAAAAAATGGTGTTGTTTACTCGCTTGACGGTGGCGCTTCCTGGCAACAGTTCAAAAAATTAAAATTTGACAAGATAAGAAAAGTCGTCGTTAGTCCGCAGAGCAAGTGCGTTTTTTATGTCTTGCTGGACACTTATGTGTTTAAAACCGATAATTGCGGGCGTGATTTCGTCAATGTTTATTACCATCAGAAAACTAACGTGGTTCTAACCGATATCAGTATCGATCCCGTCAGCCCGAATATCATGCTCATGGGCACCAGTGCCGGAGAGATTCTCAAGAGTGTTAATGCCGGCCAGGCCTGGGTAACATCTTATCGCGTTAGCGGCGGTGTAATCAAGGATATCTTGTTTGATCCGCGCGATTCCCGAGTAGTTTATGTCGGTACCGATAAAGAAGGTATCTTTAAGACTACAAATAGCGGCGATTCTTGGCGGTCTTTGGGTGAAGGCCTAAAGTCGTATATTGGCAGTCAGCAATATCAACAGTTAATAATTGATAATGCTACGCCCAACGGATTGATATTTATCTCTAAATTCGGTATGCTTAGGAGTTCCGACGGCGGCAACACTTGGAATATCGTTGATCTTTTGCCAGCTCAACGTTCCGCTACGATTCTAACAGTAGCAGTTAATCCTAAAAACAGTAATGAGATTTATTATGCGACGTCAGGAGCTTTGGTCAAATCAGTTGATGGCGGTAAGACTTGGTCATCGCGCAAATTGCCGTATAGCCGCTTGACCACGGCTATTATCATTAATCCGGAAACGCCGGCCACGGTTTATCTGGCGACGGAACTGGCTCAACAATAA
- the holB gene encoding DNA polymerase III subunit delta': MNERSKMQYFWDICGQEKAVDFLKSAIKNNRVGHAYIFTGPDALGKGTIANQFIKSLMCNGTGETKPCNECAVCRQINNLTHPDIFRLGRIQDDKTGKWKRDIIIDQIRELKYKLSQGSFLSGWKVAIISEAELLNINSANAFLKVLEEPTAKTIIILIVSDISAVPKTIASRCQILNFLPVARNEIKDYLLSKEVEEEIAERCARLALGRPGRAMTLANNPELLSEEQEQIDSLLKILPRPLIERLRLLDEVFKTDKDESISSDRAHRLMESWQMTIRDLILLKLNSEYYTANLSSLPLLYEVRDKISWERILHADRLITELKQLFNNNISSRNILENLMINL, encoded by the coding sequence ATGAATGAAAGAAGCAAAATGCAATATTTTTGGGATATTTGCGGTCAGGAAAAGGCCGTTGATTTTTTGAAGTCGGCCATAAAGAACAATCGTGTCGGCCATGCCTATATCTTTACCGGTCCGGATGCTTTAGGCAAAGGAACTATCGCTAATCAGTTTATCAAATCTCTGATGTGCAATGGCACCGGGGAGACCAAGCCCTGCAATGAGTGCGCCGTTTGTCGGCAAATCAACAATTTGACTCATCCCGATATTTTCCGTTTGGGCCGAATTCAAGACGATAAAACCGGTAAATGGAAGCGTGATATTATTATTGATCAGATCCGCGAGTTGAAATATAAATTGTCGCAGGGAAGTTTTTTATCTGGTTGGAAGGTGGCGATAATTTCTGAGGCCGAGTTGTTGAATATAAATTCGGCCAACGCCTTCCTGAAAGTCTTGGAAGAACCGACCGCCAAAACCATTATCATTTTGATTGTCAGCGATATTTCCGCCGTGCCCAAAACCATCGCCTCCCGTTGCCAGATTTTGAATTTTTTACCGGTTGCCCGTAATGAAATTAAGGATTACCTTTTATCAAAAGAGGTGGAAGAAGAAATTGCTGAAAGATGCGCGCGTTTGGCTTTAGGCCGGCCGGGCCGGGCCATGACTCTGGCTAATAATCCGGAATTATTGAGTGAAGAGCAAGAACAAATTGACTCGTTGTTGAAAATTTTGCCTCGGCCATTAATTGAGCGTCTGAGATTATTGGATGAAGTGTTTAAAACAGATAAGGATGAATCCATCAGTTCAGATCGTGCTCATCGTTTAATGGAAAGCTGGCAAATGACCATTCGTGATCTGATACTGCTTAAACTGAATAGTGAATATTATACGGCCAATTTGTCGTCTTTGCCTTTATTGTATGAGGTTAGGGATAAAATCAGCTGGGAGAGGATTTTGCATGCTGATCGATTGATTACTGAATTGAAACAGCTTTTTAATAATAATATCAGTTCCAGAAACATCTTGGAGAATTTAATGATAAATTTGTAA
- the trpS gene encoding tryptophan--tRNA ligase: MKPILLSGIKPTARVHIGNYFGAMKQFVDLQDKYQNFNFIADYHALNQMTDNPQEIKQLTLELTAAYLAVGLDPKKTVLFRQSDVPQVTELNWIFNSLITPSYLQSAHAYKDAAAKKKDVNMGLFCYPVLMAADILIYGSDLVPVGKDQEQHLEIAVDLARKFNHTYSQEVFKLPKALIWEGQSVRGIDGEKMSKSKGNVIELFESEESIKKKVMSIKTDSKGVEDKKDPEADNVFAYHKLFSTQMINELRSRYENGGIGYKESKEILLANMMAYLKPMRDKYFKLIKNEKYLNKVLANGAKKAEGLAEEKMKQVRKTIGVR; this comes from the coding sequence ATGAAGCCCATTTTACTTTCCGGCATTAAGCCGACCGCCCGCGTCCATATCGGTAATTATTTCGGCGCCATGAAGCAATTCGTGGATTTACAGGATAAATACCAGAATTTTAATTTTATCGCTGATTATCATGCCTTAAATCAAATGACGGATAATCCGCAAGAGATAAAACAGCTGACTTTGGAGCTAACCGCCGCTTATTTGGCGGTTGGCTTAGATCCTAAAAAAACAGTTTTATTTCGACAGTCGGATGTGCCGCAAGTGACCGAGTTGAATTGGATCTTTAATTCTTTAATCACTCCCTCTTATTTGCAAAGCGCTCATGCTTATAAAGACGCGGCGGCCAAGAAAAAAGATGTTAATATGGGATTGTTTTGCTACCCGGTGCTCATGGCGGCCGATATTTTGATTTACGGCTCGGATTTGGTGCCGGTCGGCAAAGATCAGGAACAGCATTTAGAAATTGCCGTTGATTTAGCTAGAAAGTTTAATCATACCTATAGTCAAGAAGTTTTTAAGTTGCCAAAGGCCTTAATTTGGGAAGGTCAGAGTGTTAGGGGAATTGATGGCGAAAAAATGAGCAAAAGCAAAGGCAATGTAATTGAATTGTTTGAGAGTGAGGAATCCATCAAGAAAAAGGTGATGAGTATTAAGACTGATTCTAAAGGCGTAGAAGATAAAAAAGATCCGGAGGCCGATAATGTTTTTGCTTATCATAAGTTATTTTCCACTCAGATGATTAATGAGTTAAGATCGAGATATGAAAATGGTGGCATTGGCTATAAGGAATCTAAAGAAATCTTGCTTGCTAATATGATGGCTTATCTTAAGCCGATGCGTGATAAATATTTCAAGCTGATTAAAAATGAAAAATATTTAAATAAAGTTTTAGCCAATGGAGCTAAGAAAGCTGAGGGTTTGGCGGAGGAGAAAATGAAGCAAGTTAGGAAAACAATTGGAGTGAGATAG
- a CDS encoding glycosyltransferase family 1 protein — protein MTIGIDASRANRNNKTGTEWYSWHLIQELKKIVPADVKVILYANKKLTGDLNDLPQNWQVKVLSWPPQYLWTQLRLWWELQVNPPDVLLVPAHTIPLLTIPRSIKVVVNVHDVGFKRSPELYKPIQVWYHDLTMWRIKARANMIITISQFSQEEIVELYGVRPEKIKVVYLGFDAEQYHSADVIPSDPPTGGEESLSLNASDFSTASPGGDSGRNDNEEGMVQNDILKKYGIVKPYLFYVGRLEKKKNIGNIVKAFVLAKMKQEDLKLVLAGASGNQYEEIKNIISKAKLENEVILTGYIDNQDMPALYSNAAVFVFPTLYEGFGLPILEAMASGTPVVTSNQLPHTEVGGQAALYALPNSAEDIADKITQLLTNDSLRQEMITRGLNQAKEFSWQKTAEEIYKIIKD, from the coding sequence ATGACAATCGGCATTGACGCCAGCCGCGCCAATAGAAACAATAAAACCGGCACTGAATGGTATAGCTGGCATTTGATTCAGGAATTAAAAAAAATTGTTCCTGCCGATGTTAAGGTTATCCTCTATGCTAATAAGAAGCTTACTGGCGATTTGAATGATTTACCGCAGAATTGGCAGGTTAAGGTTTTGTCTTGGCCGCCCCAGTATTTATGGACGCAATTGCGCTTGTGGTGGGAACTGCAAGTCAATCCGCCGGATGTCTTGCTGGTGCCGGCGCACACCATTCCGCTTTTGACTATTCCACGTTCAATTAAAGTTGTAGTTAATGTCCATGATGTGGGTTTTAAACGTAGTCCGGAATTATATAAGCCGATTCAGGTGTGGTATCACGATCTGACGATGTGGCGCATCAAGGCGCGCGCCAATATGATTATCACCATCTCCCAGTTTTCCCAAGAAGAAATCGTTGAGCTTTATGGCGTCCGTCCGGAGAAGATTAAGGTGGTTTATCTGGGGTTTGACGCCGAGCAGTATCATTCGGCTGATGTCATTCCGAGCGATCCGCCAACTGGCGGAGAGGAATCCCTTTCATTAAATGCAAGCGATTTCTCCACTGCGTCGCCTGGAGGCGACTCCGGTCGAAATGACAATGAGGAGGGGATGGTTCAGAATGACATTTTAAAAAAATACGGCATCGTTAAGCCCTATCTGTTTTATGTCGGCCGACTGGAAAAGAAAAAAAATATCGGCAATATTGTTAAGGCCTTTGTTTTGGCCAAAATGAAACAGGAAGATTTGAAGCTGGTGTTGGCTGGCGCTTCGGGCAATCAATACGAGGAAATAAAAAACATTATCAGCAAAGCCAAATTGGAGAACGAAGTAATTTTGACCGGTTACATTGATAATCAAGATATGCCGGCTCTATACAGCAATGCTGCCGTGTTTGTTTTTCCTACTTTGTATGAAGGATTCGGTTTGCCGATTTTAGAAGCCATGGCTTCGGGTACTCCAGTGGTAACCTCCAATCAATTGCCGCATACGGAAGTCGGCGGTCAGGCCGCGCTTTACGCCCTGCCCAATTCAGCCGAGGATATTGCCGATAAGATAACCCAGCTTTTGACTAATGATAGTTTGCGGCAGGAAATGATCACACGCGGGCTTAATCAGGCCAAGGAATTTTCTTGGCAAAAAACCGCAGAAGAGATTTATAAAATAATTAAAGATTAA
- a CDS encoding rod shape-determining protein, with protein MARKIGIDLGTTNILVYVPKKGVVINEPSVVAISALDRKVIAVGIEAKEMLGRTPDTIIAQRPLRDGVIADYKTTEAMLRYFINKALGGIRLLRPEVMIAVPAGITSTERRAVVDAAIAAGAKAAYIIKEPIVAAIGANIPIGSPSGHMIIDIGGGTSEVAVISLGGVVTSTSVRIGGTRLDTAIIEYVRRKYGMAIGERTAEEIKINIGSALYLKEKMYMDVRGRDIIAGLPKTIRISSDDTTEAIQSELEGIVAAIKAVLSETPPELSADVTVNGITMSGGTSLLRNIDKLITQATGIKAYVAEDALYCVAKGTGIALENLDSYKRSILATK; from the coding sequence ATGGCTAGAAAAATCGGCATTGATTTGGGCACGACTAATATTTTGGTTTATGTACCCAAGAAAGGAGTAGTAATAAATGAACCATCAGTGGTGGCGATTTCCGCCTTAGACCGCAAGGTTATTGCTGTTGGTATTGAAGCTAAGGAAATGCTAGGACGTACGCCGGATACAATTATCGCTCAACGGCCTTTGCGTGATGGCGTGATTGCTGATTACAAAACTACCGAGGCGATGCTTAGGTATTTTATTAACAAAGCTTTGGGTGGCATTCGTTTGCTTCGTCCGGAAGTGATGATAGCGGTTCCTGCCGGTATTACCTCAACTGAACGGCGCGCCGTGGTTGATGCGGCTATTGCTGCCGGAGCTAAAGCCGCCTACATTATTAAAGAGCCGATCGTCGCCGCTATCGGCGCTAATATTCCGATTGGTTCTCCGTCCGGTCATATGATTATTGATATCGGCGGTGGCACTTCCGAGGTAGCAGTTATTTCTTTGGGCGGAGTAGTGACTTCCACTTCGGTGAGAATCGGTGGCACGCGATTGGACACGGCGATCATTGAATATGTCAGGCGTAAGTACGGCATGGCCATAGGTGAACGTACAGCCGAGGAAATTAAAATCAATATCGGTTCGGCTTTATATCTGAAAGAAAAAATGTATATGGATGTGCGCGGTCGAGATATTATCGCCGGCCTGCCTAAAACCATTCGCATTTCCTCTGACGACACGACCGAAGCCATCCAGAGTGAATTAGAAGGAATTGTGGCGGCTATTAAGGCAGTCTTAAGCGAGACTCCGCCGGAGCTTTCGGCTGATGTAACGGTTAATGGCATTACTATGTCAGGCGGTACGAGTTTACTGCGTAATATTGATAAATTAATCACCCAAGCAACCGGTATTAAGGCCTATGTGGCCGAAGACGCTTTGTATTGCGTGGCCAAGGGCACGGGCATTGCGTTGGAGAATTTAGACAGCTACAAGAGAAGCATCTTGGCGACAAAATAA
- a CDS encoding DUF4012 domain-containing protein, producing MFFKKKNKLEQLLQTSPFSKKPKRRWWRFLAPILLLLIIVAAVIIPLAVNGSQIYVRLVAINNRVEPIMAAAARGDFIVIDSQLTAIREDLAVVQVKTKQLGPILWLPAVAKTARTGDKMILATGDLLAGYQEMLSVFSDLSSQTQEQKVVFDFSANESKRQLLASIVKNRNKLEEAKNKIALAKASLNSVSSDDLSGIFQSKVIAANRLLSEVVEQSEVALPLFKYLPELAGYNQEKNYLILFENNTELRPTGGFIGSYGLVTIKDGDIIAIHTDDIYNLDKWSKDKLQVPAPWPMTTYNAQKYLFLRDANWSPDWPTSARQIEWFWNVERANAGLVPAKLDGIIAITPEFIANFLAVTGPITADGITFTSDNFTYQLEQQVEFAYVSQGIDLANRKDIIGDLTKDIVARVTKANATELFQVWLAMKKNIDEKQVLAYMTDSQLQGYLAQENWSGEMKQGEGDYLYIVDANLAALKTDQVMKRTIAYSVNPGANDDLLAKVEINYQHTGRSVPALITNYRSYTRVYVPEGSWFTRAYFKDSKGVQDLSLDKEVEIKNELGKRYAGIFLTVDQGTAKTLVLEYRLPPEVKQLAQDGLYKLSVQKQPGTPGHKLKIDLKFDQRITAYYSKIMPQKVLGQSLLWDTDLLTDRDFFIKF from the coding sequence ATGTTCTTTAAGAAGAAAAACAAATTGGAGCAATTGCTCCAGACAAGCCCTTTTAGTAAAAAGCCAAAGAGGAGGTGGTGGAGATTTCTGGCGCCAATTTTATTATTGCTTATAATTGTTGCCGCCGTCATTATTCCCTTGGCTGTAAATGGCAGTCAGATCTATGTGCGGCTGGTGGCGATAAATAACCGGGTTGAACCGATTATGGCAGCAGCGGCTCGGGGTGATTTTATTGTTATTGACAGCCAACTGACGGCGATTCGCGAAGACCTGGCTGTAGTACAGGTAAAAACCAAGCAATTGGGGCCGATTTTATGGTTGCCGGCAGTAGCCAAAACTGCGCGAACTGGCGATAAGATGATATTGGCAACCGGTGATTTGTTGGCCGGTTATCAGGAGATGTTGTCGGTTTTTTCTGATCTGTCTTCGCAGACTCAGGAACAAAAAGTGGTGTTTGATTTTTCCGCTAACGAATCCAAGCGTCAATTATTGGCCTCCATTGTTAAGAATAGAAATAAATTAGAAGAAGCCAAAAATAAAATCGCTTTAGCTAAAGCTAGCTTGAATTCGGTTAGCTCCGATGATTTGTCCGGTATTTTCCAGAGTAAAGTAATTGCCGCTAACCGTCTGCTGTCTGAAGTGGTGGAGCAAAGCGAAGTGGCCCTGCCATTATTTAAATATCTGCCGGAATTAGCCGGCTACAACCAAGAAAAGAATTATTTGATTCTGTTTGAAAATAACACCGAGCTTAGGCCGACCGGAGGATTTATCGGCAGTTACGGCTTAGTAACCATTAAAGACGGCGATATTATTGCCATACATACGGATGACATTTACAATCTTGATAAGTGGTCCAAGGATAAGTTGCAAGTGCCGGCGCCTTGGCCTATGACCACTTATAACGCCCAGAAGTATTTATTTTTGCGTGACGCCAACTGGTCTCCGGATTGGCCGACTTCGGCGCGACAAATTGAGTGGTTCTGGAACGTGGAGCGAGCCAACGCCGGTTTAGTCCCGGCTAAACTTGACGGTATTATCGCTATTACGCCGGAGTTCATTGCTAATTTTTTAGCGGTTACCGGACCGATTACCGCCGATGGCATCACTTTTACTAGCGATAATTTCACTTATCAATTGGAACAGCAAGTTGAATTCGCTTATGTGTCCCAAGGCATTGACTTAGCTAACCGCAAAGACATCATCGGTGATTTGACTAAAGATATTGTTGCCCGTGTAACCAAGGCCAATGCCACAGAATTATTTCAGGTGTGGCTGGCTATGAAAAAGAACATTGACGAGAAACAGGTTTTGGCTTACATGACCGATTCGCAGTTGCAGGGTTATCTGGCGCAAGAGAATTGGTCGGGAGAAATGAAACAAGGCGAGGGGGATTATTTATATATCGTTGATGCCAACTTGGCGGCGTTAAAAACCGACCAGGTAATGAAGCGGACAATAGCTTACAGCGTCAATCCCGGTGCCAATGACGATTTACTGGCCAAAGTGGAAATTAATTATCAGCATACCGGCCGATCGGTGCCGGCATTGATCACTAACTATCGCAGTTACACCAGGGTGTATGTGCCGGAAGGCAGTTGGTTTACCAGGGCATATTTTAAAGACAGTAAAGGCGTACAGGATTTATCTTTGGATAAAGAGGTAGAGATTAAAAATGAATTGGGCAAGCGTTACGCCGGTATTTTTTTGACTGTGGATCAGGGCACCGCTAAGACTTTGGTTTTGGAATATCGTCTGCCTCCGGAAGTTAAGCAATTAGCTCAGGATGGCCTGTACAAATTAAGTGTTCAGAAGCAACCGGGCACGCCTGGACATAAACTCAAAATTGATCTAAAATTTGACCAGCGCATTACCGCCTATTATTCAAAAATCATGCCTCAAAAGGTGCTGGGACAAAGTTTGCTTTGGGACACTGATTTATTGACTGATCGTGATTTTTTTATAAAGTTTTAG
- a CDS encoding glycosyltransferase family 2 protein gives MEISIIINNYKTRGLLKQCLKGIYANPPSVEFEVVVVDNNSQDGSVELVRDNFPQIRLITSNKNLGHHKGNNLGIKSSTGKYVLILNTDIAVSAGAIDGLYRFMESQPEIALAGPRLKNPDGSVQMSCLRFPHLLTPFYRRTVLNQFKFAQEELRRYLMEDFSHNETRPVDWILGACEIVRRSAIEKVGGMDEGLFLYFGDVAWCRKFWQAGLPVYYFVGADIIHYHKRESAESGIFSKIFWIHIGDWIKYLLKYYRHD, from the coding sequence ATGGAGATATCAATAATTATTAATAATTATAAAACCCGCGGGTTGCTTAAGCAGTGTTTGAAGGGGATATACGCCAATCCGCCCAGCGTGGAGTTTGAGGTTGTAGTGGTTGATAATAACAGCCAAGACGGTTCAGTGGAGTTGGTCCGGGATAATTTTCCTCAAATCAGGTTAATCACTTCCAATAAGAATCTTGGTCATCATAAGGGCAATAACTTGGGTATTAAGAGCTCTACCGGCAAATATGTTTTGATTTTGAATACTGATATTGCCGTGTCAGCAGGTGCTATTGACGGGCTGTATAGGTTTATGGAAAGTCAGCCGGAAATCGCTTTGGCTGGTCCGCGATTGAAGAATCCCGACGGTTCTGTTCAAATGTCTTGCTTGCGTTTTCCGCATTTATTGACGCCGTTTTATCGCCGAACGGTGCTTAATCAGTTTAAATTCGCGCAAGAGGAATTACGTCGCTATTTAATGGAAGATTTTAGTCATAATGAAACGCGGCCGGTAGATTGGATTTTAGGCGCCTGTGAAATAGTACGCCGTAGCGCGATTGAGAAAGTCGGCGGCATGGACGAAGGATTATTCTTGTATTTTGGCGATGTGGCTTGGTGCAGAAAATTTTGGCAGGCGGGATTGCCGGTGTATTATTTTGTCGGCGCCGATATAATCCATTACCATAAGAGGGAATCAGCCGAGAGCGGAATTTTTTCCAAAATTTTCTGGATTCATATCGGCGATTGGATCAAGTATTTGTTGAAATACTATCGCCATGATTAA
- a CDS encoding glycosyltransferase family 2 protein, with translation MTSPKVTIIIVTRNSQRFMASCLDSIYAQTYRDFQVLVIDNDSHDGTVDFVRSNYPQAGMFVNNKNSGFAKANNQGIRLIKSPFFLLCNPDIILESDWLEKIMAIAELEQNHDCASFGGKLLKLKLVDAEIGEMEKTEIIDSCGLKFLKNHRFVELGAGESAREYSQAQEVFGHSGALVLLRKESLEQAVIQDKYHYTGDFLDSNFFFYKEDVDLAWRLRLQGFRSIFIPEAVAYHLRTFPAAQKNRFGEVIANRRQQNDLARYYSYRNHFLVLSDNEFFSNLIIYSPFILWYELKKLCYLLIFEIKNLRAIIEVIKMLPQTLSKRRQVFRHAKLSAKDIRKWIN, from the coding sequence ATGACCAGTCCTAAAGTTACTATAATTATCGTTACCCGAAACAGTCAACGTTTTATGGCGTCTTGTCTGGATTCTATTTACGCCCAAACTTACCGTGATTTTCAAGTTTTAGTGATTGATAATGACAGCCATGACGGTACGGTTGATTTTGTCCGCTCTAACTACCCGCAAGCCGGAATGTTCGTCAATAATAAAAATTCCGGTTTTGCCAAGGCAAATAATCAAGGCATTAGACTGATTAAGTCGCCGTTTTTTTTGTTATGCAACCCGGATATAATTCTGGAATCTGATTGGCTAGAAAAGATCATGGCAATAGCGGAATTAGAACAAAATCATGACTGTGCCAGTTTTGGCGGTAAACTACTTAAATTGAAATTAGTTGATGCGGAGATAGGCGAAATGGAAAAAACCGAGATAATTGACTCCTGCGGTTTAAAATTCCTCAAAAATCATCGTTTTGTAGAATTAGGGGCGGGTGAATCGGCCAGGGAATATAGTCAGGCACAAGAAGTATTCGGCCATTCTGGGGCTTTGGTATTATTGCGTAAAGAATCGCTGGAGCAAGCCGTTATTCAGGATAAGTATCATTATACCGGTGATTTTTTGGATAGTAATTTTTTCTTTTATAAGGAAGATGTGGATTTGGCTTGGCGTTTGCGTTTACAGGGCTTTAGATCAATATTCATTCCTGAGGCAGTGGCCTATCATCTACGGACATTCCCGGCGGCGCAGAAGAACCGTTTTGGCGAGGTAATCGCCAATCGCCGCCAGCAAAATGATCTGGCTCGTTATTATTCCTATCGCAATCACTTTTTAGTGCTGTCGGATAATGAATTTTTTTCTAATTTGATTATTTATTCGCCGTTTATTCTTTGGTACGAACTTAAGAAGTTATGTTATTTGTTAATTTTTGAAATTAAAAATTTAAGAGCGATTATCGAAGTGATTAAAATGCTGCCTCAAACGTTATCCAAACGTCGCCAGGTTTTCCGGCATGCCAAACTGTCAGCTAAAGATATTAGAAAGTGGATAAATTAA